One window from the genome of Gadus morhua chromosome 16, gadMor3.0, whole genome shotgun sequence encodes:
- the LOC115528891 gene encoding post-GPI attachment to proteins factor 2-like: protein MLQVSPFLGYERPPAIRISFSTCVLGTVFLPLVGLTTCVLISSIFHFEDSTGTHCQVPNYLPSISAAISLEPEGNIWRFCIGLHSAPRFLVTFTYFRFYKGHFSSKFPESSLVFLNVAFSISENFGLLLLTYVSSNEKYLVHKEGFVLFIISSIIYMIITCRLWNTIKKFSLNPEDSKSYLWKVRLLILNISFCAFAVYFYVKHNLYCEPGSYTFFALFEYLVVLTNMAFHLTAVWDFKNRELILISTNEDKVF, encoded by the exons ATGCTACAAGTCTCCCCTTTCTTGGGCTATGAGCGACCTCCGGCCATCAGAATCTCATTCAGCACCTGTGTTTTGGGCACTGTGTTTCTACCTTTGGTTGGCCTCACTACGTGCGTCTTAATATCCTCTATATTTCATTTTGAAGACTCGACTGGCACTCATTGTCAG GTTCCTAATTATCTGCCATCGATAAGCGCAGCAATAAGCCTGGAACCGGAGGGCAATATCTGGCGTTTCTGCATCGGTCTGCACTCAGCACCTCGCTTCCTGGTGACCTTCACCTACTTTCGATTTTACAAGGGCCATTTCTCTTCCAAATTCCCAGAGAGTTCGCTTGTATTCCTAAATGTGGCCTTCTCAATTTCGGAGAACTTTGGTCTGTTATTACTTACTTATGTGTCATCCAATGAGAAATACC TTGTACACAAGGAGGGCTTTGTGCTCTTTATTATAAGTTCCATCATCTACATGATTATCACCTGCCGCTTATGGAATACCATCAAGAAGTTTTCCCTAAACCCAGAG GATAGCAAGTCTTACCTTTGGAAAGTTCGTCTTTTAATCCTCAATATTTCATTCTGCGCCTTCGCCGTGTACTTTTACGTGAAACACAACTTGTATTGTGAACCAGGAA GTTACACGTTCTTTGCTCTGTTTGAGTATCTGGTGGTGCTGACCAACATGGCCTTCCACCTCACAGCTGTATGGGACTTCAAGAACAGGGAGCTCATTCTCATTTCAACCAATGAGGATAAAGTCTTCTGA